Genomic DNA from Epinephelus moara isolate mb chromosome 24, YSFRI_EMoa_1.0, whole genome shotgun sequence:
ctcagcTCCGGTCAGTGCAGGAGGAGATGGACAgtctggaggaggagaaggagagcgAACTAGAGGAGGTGCAGGAGGAGCTCCGATCTGCTCAGGAGGAGGTGCTGATGCTGCAGCAGGCGGCTGAGGAGGCGgcgggagagagggagaacGACATCGCCTCCCTGCAGGAGGAGCTGTGTCGGCTGCGGGCCGAGCTGCAGCGCCTCCACGCCACGGCGCAGGAGTACGAGCTGGAGATCACCACGCTGAGGGCGGAGATCAGCATGAAGAGCAACAACACAGGtgagtcacagacacacaggtgagGCACAGAGTCACATGGATCCACAGGTAGAGGGAAAATCAAAGTCTTTGGATaactctgtgtgtatgtgtgtgtgtgttcaggtgatGTGAGTCACTTGAAGGACGAGTTCGTCTCTCTGACTGATGAACGTCAGTTTCTGGACGACGACAACAAAGACCTGAGCAGCAAAGTGGAGCAGCTACAGAAGAAACAAGACACGTGAGTGGTGCAGCCAGCTGTCAATCATCCTGCTGCTGTGTCATCATCCACagatcagtgacatcatcacagtggTTTTATTTTAACCAGCTGTTTATCTTACCATCAGTTTTATATAACTGACGTTCTCCACCGAGTGAAAACAGCCATCGACACAGTCTCAtgaccttcttcttcttcttctgctgaaCAGGTGTGATGACGTCTACCTGGCCGTCACTGACACTGAGCATGAGCAGGTGAAGGCCGACTCTTACATCACTCTGTCTCAGTCCGGTCCTGAACAACAGGACAGACCCTCGGAGGATGAGGAGAAGGTCTGCAGCTCAGAGCTCAACGTCCTGAAGGTCCAGCTGAGACGAGCGGAGGACACGGCTCACAGAGTCCAGACCGAGGTAACACACATCACCAAGACACCTGTTACCTTACACATGGAGGATTTTTATCTACAGAGACGTTTCACTCAATCAAAACTGTATCagaactgtctgtctgttcgtTCGTCAGTGTGACGGTCTGAAGGTGGAGCTGGTGGACCTGCAGCAGCTGTACGACAGCAGCCAGCGGGAGCGAGCGGCGCTGGAACAGGAGCTGCAGCGCTGCAAGGCCGAGCTACAGAAACTGGTGGGCAGGAAGTCACAGGTGAGAGGGCAAAGGTCAACGGTTTGTACCTGATGCCTCAAAATCTCTTTTATTGGATCAAACTTTCCTGATGAAGTTGGAGCATTAGTGCACTGGGTGTCAGGTGGAAACATAGCGAAGGGTTAAAACTTCAT
This window encodes:
- the LOC126386810 gene encoding coiled-coil domain-containing protein 136-like isoform X1; this translates as MDGLRLPPVIEEVLDPSDELCELKVEKPIMLAETLTAKERESMEEKEETVGDGEKGQQEEEKEVTEEKEEEEPGGGEGKDEEEEMEELRAQVFQLLLEVEEAREVSQRHEESFLELQGLLEDERLASAHQAESFTRQIQRLQAQLRSVQEEMDSLEEEKESELEEVQEELRSAQEEVLMLQQAAEEAAGERENDIASLQEELCRLRAELQRLHATAQEYELEITTLRAEISMKSNNTGDVSHLKDEFVSLTDERQFLDDDNKDLSSKVEQLQKKQDTCDDVYLAVTDTEHEQVKADSYITLSQSGPEQQDRPSEDEEKVCSSELNVLKVQLRRAEDTAHRVQTECDGLKVELVDLQQLYDSSQRERAALEQELQRCKAELQKLVGRKSQNCTGASEPPVLSIPFIGMIVIVALIWCWWEELAS
- the LOC126386810 gene encoding coiled-coil domain-containing protein 136-like isoform X2, whose amino-acid sequence is MDGLRLPPVIEEVLDPSDELCELKVEKPIMLAETLTAKERESMEEKEETVGDGEKGQQEEEKEVTEEKEEEEPGGGEGKDEEEEMEELRAQVFQLLLEVEEAREVSQRHEESFLELQGLLEDERLASAHQAESFTRQIQRLQAQLRSVQEEMDSLEEEKESELEEVQEELRSAQEEVLMLQQAAEEAAGERENDIASLQEELCRLRAELQRLHATAQEYELEITTLRAEISMKSNNTGDVSHLKDEFVSLTDERQFLDDDNKDLSSKVEQLQKKQDTCDDVYLAVTDTEHEQVKADSYITLSQSGPEQQDRPSEDEEKVCSSELNVLKVQLRRAEDTAHRVQTECDGLKVELVDLQQLYDSSQRERAALEQELQRCKAELQKLVGRKSQRDTEGWNLAVAAVAVAAIVVLVVPSFTRA